A single genomic interval of Syntrophaceae bacterium harbors:
- a CDS encoding AAA family ATPase: protein MKARARQGRDSLRGRDPARLWSVMYPAHFRMTENPFAADTDPKFLWLGGRRREILSDLVRGILDGARVHVVLGAHGTGKTLLAQAVVDELGDRVLAAVVPFAEYKGIDFLKLVERAFGIGADPGGRESFTDRFSEFLRRTGASGRPAVLIVDDAHRMNGAGLRELSRISGLSENGAPLLQLVFFGENRFRDLLNDEANRGLFESAGVRLSLDALTRDETAQYIRHRLRVTQCERELFTSDAVEEIFTYSKGIPGLINRACEAALSRAFYLGEQLVPQDTVREALKLMPAEKAAIAAPAGNLSFEMAAAGGPEKKDEEADDEDEPGIPAGQVRRHNRSWVAYAVLGGLLIVLIAVVSIVLKGRSPAPPPAAEMKKPVASPPADKATTPAVAGQIPGPPVGKTQPALSSGEEPGRTAEVRGERRTARQAAAKPAAERVRRASAKGPSRSAAGAPSPAEERGSAPAADRAGAAVQEPPGQPPQQVESGEVIDWLLKRRAGQK from the coding sequence TGTACCCGGCCCACTTCAGGATGACCGAAAACCCCTTTGCGGCCGACACCGACCCGAAGTTTCTCTGGCTCGGCGGCAGGCGCAGGGAGATCCTGTCCGACCTGGTACGGGGGATTCTCGACGGGGCGAGGGTGCACGTGGTGCTGGGCGCCCACGGGACGGGGAAGACCCTGCTGGCCCAGGCCGTGGTCGATGAACTCGGCGACAGGGTGCTGGCCGCCGTCGTCCCCTTTGCGGAGTACAAGGGGATCGATTTCCTGAAGCTCGTCGAGCGGGCCTTCGGGATCGGGGCGGATCCGGGAGGGCGTGAATCATTCACCGACCGCTTCTCGGAGTTCCTGCGCCGTACCGGCGCATCGGGGAGGCCCGCGGTGCTGATCGTGGACGATGCCCACAGGATGAACGGTGCCGGGCTGCGCGAGCTGTCCCGGATCTCCGGGCTCTCGGAGAACGGCGCGCCGCTTCTGCAGCTTGTCTTTTTCGGTGAAAACCGCTTTCGCGACCTGTTGAACGACGAGGCCAACCGGGGGCTTTTCGAGAGCGCCGGCGTGAGGCTCTCGCTCGATGCCCTGACGCGGGACGAGACCGCGCAGTACATCCGTCACCGTCTCCGGGTGACCCAGTGCGAACGGGAGCTGTTCACGTCCGATGCGGTCGAGGAGATCTTCACGTACTCGAAAGGGATTCCCGGCCTGATCAACCGGGCCTGCGAGGCCGCCCTGTCCCGGGCCTTCTACCTGGGGGAGCAGCTCGTCCCGCAGGACACGGTGCGGGAGGCCCTGAAGCTGATGCCGGCGGAGAAAGCGGCGATTGCCGCGCCCGCGGGGAATCTATCGTTCGAAATGGCCGCAGCGGGCGGTCCAGAGAAAAAAGATGAAGAAGCGGACGACGAGGACGAGCCGGGAATCCCCGCCGGGCAGGTGCGGCGGCACAACCGCAGCTGGGTCGCCTATGCGGTCCTCGGGGGCCTGCTCATCGTCCTGATTGCCGTCGTCTCGATTGTGCTGAAGGGCCGATCGCCCGCGCCCCCCCCGGCCGCGGAGATGAAGAAACCCGTCGCTTCCCCTCCCGCCGACAAGGCCACAACACCAGCCGTTGCGGGTCAGATCCCGGGCCCGCCGGTAGGCAAGACGCAGCCTGCCTTGTCCTCCGGGGAGGAGCCGGGCCGGACGGCGGAGGTCCGCGGGGAAAGGAGGACGGCCAGGCAGGCGGCCGCGAAGCCGGCCGCGGAACGGGTTAGGCGTGCGTCTGCAAAAGGGCCAAGCCGTTCGGCTGCCGGGGCTCCCTCCCCGGCAGAGGAACGGGGAAGCGCCCCTGCCGCGGACCGGGCGGGTGCGGCGGTCCAGGAGCCCCCGGGACAGCCGCCGCAGCAGGTCGAGTCGGGGGAGGTCATCGACTGGCTGCTCAAGAGGCGGGCCGGGCAGAAGTGA
- a CDS encoding RNA-binding transcriptional accessory protein, with product MQDRHVAKIADELGLAPVQVKAVAGLLGEGGTVPFIARYRKEATGSLDEVAITGIRDRLEQLAELDKRREAILKSLEERQLLTDELRERVNAAETMSALEDIYLPFRPKRRTRATIAREKGLEPLAAILFAQSDATDPAAEAAAFVDAEKGVETADDALAGARDIIAEWVNENPEARARMRDLFAAKGVFRSKVIAGREAEGAKFRDYFAWEEPVATAPSHRVLAMRRGENEKVLTLTIAPPEEEALKLLENQFVTGQGPASEQVREAVRDSYRRLLCASMETEIRLETKRRADEAAIRVFADNLRQLLLAPPLGQKNVLAIDPGFRTGCKVVCLDRQGKLLHSDTIFPHFSEEGKEKAAGTIRGLVERFSIEAVAVGNGTAGRETEAFVRGLGLSGVPVILVNESGASVYSASQAARDEFPDQDVTVRGAVSIGRRLMDPLAELVKIDPKAIGVGQYQHDVDQGALKRSLDDVVSSCVNAVGVEVNTASPQLLTYVAGLGPQLAANIVAYRNEHGPFASRETLRKVPRLGPKAFEQAAGFLRIRDGKNPLDASAVHPESYPVVEAMARDLGCSVVDLMKDESKRRAIDITKYVTDKTGIPTLRDIMAELAKPGRDPRERFEAVAFTEGIEKPEDLRPGMRLPGIVTNVTAFGAFVDIGVHQDGLVHISRLADRYVSDPHQVVQVAQRVEVTVLDVDLERRRISLSMQKGATGERTSAPAATVPGKGPRPDRRPEKPRHDKPGREKKKPEPAPFNNPFARAFAKDKNGKDRR from the coding sequence ATGCAGGACCGCCACGTAGCAAAGATCGCGGACGAACTGGGCCTGGCCCCCGTCCAGGTGAAGGCCGTCGCCGGCCTGCTCGGCGAGGGGGGCACGGTGCCCTTCATCGCCCGCTACCGCAAGGAGGCCACGGGCTCCCTCGACGAGGTGGCCATCACGGGCATCCGTGACCGCCTCGAGCAGCTGGCCGAGCTGGACAAGCGCCGTGAGGCCATCCTGAAATCCCTCGAGGAGAGGCAGCTCCTCACGGACGAGCTGAGGGAAAGGGTGAACGCCGCCGAGACGATGTCCGCCCTCGAGGACATCTACCTGCCCTTCCGGCCCAAGCGCCGCACCCGCGCCACGATTGCCAGGGAGAAGGGCCTCGAGCCCCTGGCGGCGATCCTCTTTGCGCAGAGCGATGCAACGGACCCCGCCGCCGAGGCGGCCGCCTTCGTTGATGCCGAGAAAGGCGTGGAAACCGCAGACGACGCCCTTGCTGGTGCCCGGGACATCATTGCCGAGTGGGTCAACGAGAACCCGGAGGCCCGCGCCAGGATGCGGGACCTCTTCGCCGCGAAGGGGGTTTTCAGGTCGAAGGTCATCGCCGGCCGCGAGGCCGAGGGTGCAAAGTTCCGCGACTACTTCGCCTGGGAGGAACCCGTCGCCACGGCACCGTCCCACCGGGTGCTCGCCATGCGCCGCGGCGAGAACGAGAAGGTCCTGACCCTGACGATTGCCCCACCCGAGGAAGAGGCCCTGAAGCTTCTCGAGAATCAGTTTGTCACGGGACAAGGGCCCGCCTCGGAGCAGGTCCGCGAGGCCGTCCGTGACAGCTACAGGCGCCTGCTTTGTGCGTCGATGGAAACGGAGATCCGCCTCGAGACGAAGAGACGCGCCGACGAGGCGGCGATCCGCGTTTTCGCCGACAACCTGCGGCAGCTGCTGCTGGCGCCCCCGCTGGGGCAGAAGAACGTCCTGGCCATCGACCCGGGTTTCCGCACGGGCTGCAAGGTGGTGTGCCTCGACCGGCAGGGCAAGCTCCTGCACAGCGACACGATTTTCCCCCACTTCTCCGAGGAGGGGAAGGAAAAGGCCGCCGGGACGATCCGCGGGCTTGTCGAACGTTTCTCCATCGAAGCCGTCGCCGTGGGCAACGGCACGGCGGGCCGCGAGACGGAGGCCTTCGTCCGGGGCTTGGGCCTCTCCGGCGTCCCGGTGATCCTGGTCAACGAGAGCGGCGCCTCGGTCTACTCGGCCTCGCAGGCGGCCCGCGACGAGTTCCCCGACCAGGATGTCACCGTGCGCGGCGCCGTCTCCATCGGCCGCAGGCTCATGGACCCGCTGGCCGAGCTCGTCAAGATCGACCCCAAGGCGATCGGCGTGGGGCAGTACCAGCATGACGTCGACCAGGGCGCCCTCAAGCGGAGCCTCGACGACGTCGTGTCGAGCTGCGTCAACGCCGTGGGCGTCGAGGTCAATACGGCAAGCCCGCAGCTTCTGACCTACGTTGCGGGCCTCGGTCCCCAGCTGGCCGCCAACATCGTGGCGTACCGAAACGAGCACGGCCCCTTCGCATCGCGCGAGACCCTGCGCAAGGTCCCCCGCCTCGGCCCCAAGGCCTTCGAGCAGGCGGCGGGCTTCCTGCGCATCCGCGACGGGAAAAACCCGCTCGACGCAAGCGCCGTCCACCCCGAGAGCTACCCCGTCGTGGAGGCCATGGCGCGCGATCTCGGCTGCTCCGTCGTCGATCTCATGAAGGACGAGTCGAAGCGCAGGGCCATCGACATCACGAAGTACGTGACCGACAAGACGGGCATCCCGACGCTGAGGGACATCATGGCCGAGCTCGCCAAGCCCGGCCGTGACCCGCGGGAGCGGTTCGAGGCCGTCGCCTTCACCGAGGGCATCGAGAAGCCGGAGGACCTGCGCCCCGGGATGAGGCTGCCCGGCATCGTGACCAACGTGACGGCCTTCGGGGCCTTCGTCGACATCGGCGTCCACCAGGACGGGCTCGTCCACATCAGCCGGCTCGCCGACCGCTACGTGTCGGATCCTCACCAGGTCGTGCAGGTGGCCCAGCGCGTCGAGGTGACCGTCCTCGACGTGGACCTGGAACGCAGGCGGATCTCGCTTTCCATGCAGAAGGGCGCAACGGGGGAGAGGACATCGGCCCCCGCCGCAACCGTGCCGGGAAAGGGCCCTCGCCCGGATCGCAGGCCGGAAAAGCCTCGGCACGACAAGCCGGGGCGGGAAAAGAAAAAGCCCGAGCCCGCGCCCTTCAACAACCCCTTCGCCCGGGCCTTCGCAAAAGACAAAAACGGAAAAGACAGGCGGTAG